From Pyrenophora tritici-repentis strain M4 chromosome 1, whole genome shotgun sequence, the proteins below share one genomic window:
- a CDS encoding PntB, NAD-NADP transhydrogenase beta subunit, producing the protein MSTPANCLGGYRALAARPLRGSFFAHLRPLCAFTSVSRLTTLCDDRSRHNKPHERTTVVRNITRTHPPLLSLQPHVSQVTAVARYATHASASEPHDEELPSTPPFTAGPYANLTIGVPKESYPGERRVAITPTNVKLLLKKGFSRILIERGAGAEASFSDEAYEQAGATTVDRRNVFKESDILLKVRALSTEGEDSEVDAIREGATIISMLYPMQNKPTVERIASRKATAFAMDMIPRISRAQVFDALSSMANIAGYKAVLEASNHFGRFLTGQVTAAGKIPPCKVLVIGAGVAGLSAIATARRMGAIVRGFDTRSAAREQVQSLGAEFIEVEIAEDGSGAGGYAKVMSKEFIEAEMKLFYEQCREVDIVITTALIPGQPAPKLITKAMLGAMKPGSVVVDLAAEAGGNCEATVPGKLNKYEGVSVIGYTDLPSRLPTQSSTLYSNNVTKFLLSLTPKDKREKYYDVDLTDEVTRGAIVTYDGKILPPAPRPAPPPAQAKAAPSSADQVANVVALTPWQTQSRQVGGVTAAMSTALALGKFTGPLFMSNAFTFALASLIGYRVVWGVAPALHSPLMSVTNAISGMVGIGGLYVMGGGYFPETIPQTLGALSVLLAFVNVSGGFVISKRMLDMFRRPTDPEEYPWLYAVPAVLFGGGFVAAASTGMAGLVQAGYLVSSVLCMTSLSGLASQATARRGNFLGILGVFSGILASLAAVGFSPEVLTQFTALSTVGVVAGLMIGRRITPTSLPQTVAALHSVVGLAAVLTSIGSVLGHTGDISTLHMVSAYLGVLIGGVTFTGSIVAFLKLAAKMSSKPLVLPGRHLINSTLLGANVATMATFLAYAPGAPMIGAACLVGNAALSFVKGYTTTAAIGGADMPVVITVLNAYSGFALVAEGFMLDNPLLTTIGALIGVSGSILSHIMCVAMNRSITNVLFGGIGGPAVEQSKIEGEITKTTSEETAEALFNAENVIIVVGYGMAVSKAQYNIADFVNQLRSKGVNVRFAIHPVAGRMPGQLNVLLAEASVPYDIVLEMDEINDDFPDTDVTLVIGANDTVNPIAMEPGSAIAGMPVLHAWKSKQVVIMKRGMASGYADVPNPMFFMENTKMLFGDANESCNAIKRALEEKIKGL; encoded by the exons ATGAGTACTCCAGCCAACTGTCTCGGCGGCTACAGGGCGCTTGCCGCTCGACCGTTGCGGGGCAGTTTCTTTGCTCACCTAAGGCCACTGTGTGCTTTCACATCTGTGTCGAGGTTGACGACTCTCTGTGACGATCGCTCGAGGCATAACAAACCTCATGAACGCACTACAGTTGTTCGGAACATTACCCGCACGCACCCGCCGCTGCTGTCCCTGCAGCCGCATGTCTCGCAGGTCACCGCTGTTGCGCGTTACGCAACCCATGCATCAGCTTCGGAGCCGCACGACGAGGAGCTACCTAGCACACCGCCGTTTACGGCTGGCCCCTACGCAAACCTGACCATTGGTGTCCCCAAAGAGAGCTACCCGGGCGAGAGACGAGTTGCCATTACGCCAACCAATGTCAAGTTGCTGCTCAAGAAAGGCTTCTCGCGTATCTTGATTGAACGGGGAGCTGGCGCCGAGGCTTCCTTTTCTGATGAGGCTTATGAGCAGGCGGGCGCCACCACTGTTGATCGCAGAAATGTTTTCAAGGAGAGCGACATTTTGCTCAAGGTTCGAGCTCTTAGTACCGAAGGAGAGGATAGCGAGGTGGATGCTATTCGAGAGGGCGCCACTATCATTTCCATGCTGTACCCGATGCAGAACAAGCCAACAGTGGAGCGTATTGCTTCCCGTAAGGCCACTGCATTCGCAATGGACATGATCCCTCGCATAAGCCGCGCCCAAGTTTTTGATGCGCTGAG CTCCATGGCGAATATCGCTGGTTATAAGGCTGTCTTGGAAGCATCGAACCACTTCGGCCGCTTTTTAACTGGTCAAGTTACTGCTGCCGGAAAG ATTCCACCCTGTAAAGTCCTTGTCATTGGAGCTGGTGTTGCGGGCTTGAGTGCTATCGCTACT GCTCGTCGCATGGGCGCAATAGTTCGTGGTTTTGACACTCGCTCCGCCGCACGTGAGCAGGTACAATCTCTTGGCGCTGAATTTATCGAAGTCGAAATCGCAGAAGATGGTTCCGGAGCCGGTGGTTACGCTAAAGTCATGTCTAAGGAATTTATCGAGGCAGAGATGAAGCTCTTCTACGAACAGTGTCGAGAGGTCGACATTGTGATTACCACCGCTCTCATCCCTGGTCAACCTGCCCCGAAATTGATCACCAAAGCCATGCTTGGTGCTATGAAACCTGGCTCGGTTGTTGTGGATCTTGCAGCCGAGGCAGGAGGGAACTGCGAAGCTACTGTCCCGGGGAAACTGAACAAATACGAAGGGGTGTCAGTAATTGGCTATACTGACCTGCCTTCGCGTTTGCCCACTCAGTCTTCCACGCTTTACTCGAATAACGTCACCAAGTTTCTACTTTCCCTGACTCCCAAGGACAAGAGAGAAAAGTACTACGACGTCGACCTCACAGATGAAGTTACTCGCGGTGCCATCGTTACCTACGATGGCAAGATACTACCTCCTGCTCCTCGACCTGCTCCGCCTCCAGCGCAAGCCAAGGCTGCACCATCGTCTGCCGATCAAGTCGCCAACGTTGTCGCCCTAACACCATGGCAGACACAGTCTCGGCAGGTCGGAGGCGTCACAGCCGCCATGTCTACCGCACTAGCTCTCGGAAAGTTCACTGGACCACTGTTCATGAGCAATGCATTTACCTTCGCCTTGGCCAGTCTGATCGGATACAGAGTCGTATGGGGCGTTGCACCTGCTCTCCACTCTCCACTGATGAGCGTGACAAATGCCATCTCTGGTATGGTCGGTATCGGTGGTCTGTACGTTATGGGTGGTGGCTACTTCCCCGAAACTATCCCGCAAACGCTTGGTGCTCTGTCGGTTTTGCTCGCCTTCGTCAATGTATCGGGTGGCTTTGTCATCTCTAAGCGAATGCTGGATATGTTCCGCAGACCTACAGATCCTGAGGAATATCCATGGCTTTATGCTGTCCCCGCGGTTCTGTTTGGTGGTGGCTTCGTTGCGGCAGCCTCAACTGGCATGGCTGGTTTGGTCCAAGCAGGCTACTTGGTGAGCAGCGTACTTTGCATGACTAGTTTGTCTGGTCTTGCATCCCAGGCTACTGCTCGGCGTGGAAACTTCTTGGGTATACTCGGTGTCTTCTCTGGTATTCTTGCTTCTTTGGCTGCCGTTGGCTTTTCTCCCGAAGTCCTCACGCAATTCACAGCGCTGTCAACTGTCGGAGTTGTGGCTGGACTAATGATTGGAAGAAGGATTACACCAACTTCCCTGCCACAGACAGTCGCAGCACTACACTCTGTCGTCGGCCTAGCCGCGGTGTTGACGTCTATCGGTTCCGTTCTCGGCCACACTGGCGATATCTCGACTCTTCACATGGTATCCGCCTACCTCGGTGTTCTCATTGGAGGCGTGACATTCACTGGATCCATCGTCGCTTTCTTGAAGTTGGCCGCGAAGATGAGCTCGAAGCCTTTGGTTCTACCTGGTCGTCATCTTATCAACAGTACACTCCTCGGTGCGAATGTTGCAACTATGGCAACATTCCTCGCGTATGCCCCCGGCGCTCCTATGATCGGTGCCGCATGCCTTGTAGGCAACGCAGCTCTCTCTTTTGTCAAAGGTTATACTACCACTGCTGCTATTGGCGGAGCAGACATGCCTGTCGTCATCACTGTCTTGAACGCATACTCTGGATTTGCACTGGTTGCCGAAGGCTTCATGCTGGACAATCCGCTACTGACCACCATTGGAGCTCTTATTGGAGTATCGGGATCCATTCTCTCGCATATTATGTGCGTGGCAATGAATCGATCAATCACTAATGTGCTGTTTGGCGGCATAGGCGGTCCAGCCGTAGAGCAATCCAAGATCGAAGGCGAGATTACAAAAACTACATCTGAGGAGACTGCCGAAGCGCTGTTCAATGCTGAGAACGTCATTATCGTAGTTGGATATGGCATGGCAGTGTCGAAGGCGCAGTACAACATCGCCGACTTTGTCAACCAACTTCGCTCCAAGGGTGTCAACGTCCGCTTTGCTATTCATCCGGTCGCAGGAAGAATGCCAGGACAAC TCAACGTGTTGCTAGCTGAAGCTTCCGTGCCGTACGATATCGTCCTCGAGATGGATGAAATCAACGACGATTTCCCAGATACTGACGTAACGCTCGTAATCGGAGCAAACGATACTGTCAATCCCATCGCCATGGAGCCTGGCAGTGCGATCGCAGGTATGCCAGTTTTGCACGCCTGGAAGAGCAAACAGGTGGTTATCATGAAGCGCGGAATGGCGAGCGGCTATGCCGACGTACCGAACCCCATGTTCTTCATGGAGAACACCAAGATGCTATTCGGCGATGCTAACGAGAGCTGCAACG CTATCAAACGTGCGCTAGAGGAGAAGATCAAGGGATTGTAG